One genomic window of Medicago truncatula cultivar Jemalong A17 chromosome 1, MtrunA17r5.0-ANR, whole genome shotgun sequence includes the following:
- the LOC11429592 gene encoding amino acid permease 1 has product MGTRLISGQFCFFMSKVMGTRIITAVIGAGVLTLPWVMAQMGWILGISYIIIVGTVTLYTSNLLADCYRTPDPVTGKRNTYMEAVKTILGGKMHLICGIVQYALLSGAAIGYTITTSVGVVELKLHANFLIIPMIGLGIIEIFLSQIPNFHKLSWLSIVAATTSFGYAFIGIRLSPPTEIQELIALGNTALASSYAQIAIDIQV; this is encoded by the exons ATGGGTACGCGTTTGATAAGTGGTCAATTTTGTTTCTTCATGTCAAAGGTGATGGGTACACGTATTATAACGGCAGTGATTGGTGCTGGTGTGCTGACATTGCCATGGGTGATGGCTCAAATGGGATGGATCCTTGgtatatcatatataataatcGTAGGTACTGTCACACTCTACACATCCAATCTTCTAGCAGATTGTTACAGAACACCAGACCCTGTCACTGGCAAGAGGAATACTTACATGGAAGCTGTTAAAACCATCTTAG GTGGTAAAATGCATTTGATATGCGGAATTGTCCAATATGCTTTGCTTAGTGGAGCTGCAATTGGATACACAATTACAACATCTGTAGGCGTGGT GGAATTGAAGCTCCATGCCAATTTTCTAATAATCCCTATGATTGGTCTGGGAATTATTGAAATCTTTTTGTCTCAAATCCCCAATTTTCACAAGTTATCATGGCTCTCAATTGTAGCAGCAACAACGTCTTTTGGCTATGCATTTATTGGTATTCGACTTTCTCCTCCTACAGAAATCCAAGAGCTCATTGCATTGGGAAACACTGCACTTGCTAGCAGCTATGCTCAAATTGCTATAGATATTCAGGTATGA